ccatttgcctcatgtagagcgacacatctccttcgcatagagtttatcaggctgttgattgtgtcctgtggaatgttgtctcactcctcttaaatggctgtgcgaagttgctagatattggcaggaactggaacacgatgTTGATCCAGATCGTctaaaacatgctcaatgggtgacatgtctggtgagtatgcaggccatggaagaactgggacattttcagcttccaggaaatgtgtacagatccttgcgacatggggccgtgcattatcatgctgaaacatgaggtgatgatgactggcatgacaatgggcctcaggatctcatcacggtatctctgtgcattgaaattcccttcaataaaatgccattgtgtttgttgtccgtagtgtatgcctgcccataccataaccccactgccaccatggggcactctgttcacaacgttgacatcagcaaaccgctctcccacacaacgccatacatgctgtctgccatctgcctggtaaagttgaaactgggattcatccgcgaagagcacacttctccagcgtgccagtggccatcaaagaagccggatgtggaggtcctgggcttgcgtggttacacgtggtctgcggttgtgaggctgttggaagtactgccaaattctctaaaacaacgttggaggcagcttattggcaacagctctggtggacattcctacagtcagaatgccaattgcacgcttcctcaaaaattgaggcatctgtggcattgtgttgtgtgaccttttattgtcgccagtacaaggtgcacctgtgtaatgatcatgctgcttaatcagcttcttgatatgccacacctgtcaagtggatggattatgttTGCAAtggagaaatgcttactaacagggatgtaaacaaatttgtgcactaaatttgagagaaataaggtttttgtgtgtatggaaaatgtctgggattttttatttcagctcatgaaacatggggccaacactttacatgttgcatttatatttttgttcagtataataatcTATGTTATTTTATGCTACAGCTACATAGACTTCAAAACTCAATTTAAAGTTCATGGTTGGCAAACTTTCTGGGCAGCGCTAATTGGGGTAGTGTCTATTCTAGATTAATTCTTCACAGTCAATACCTTCACAGTCACATGATGGCAGAAAGGTTCTCAGACCATCTCTGCGGAGACCGACAGGGTGACTTTGGCCACTTTTACAGTGGTGTTTGCATAGCTAGCCGTGGATTTGTAGGCTGTACCTTTGATGCTCCTGCTATGGCAATCAGACTCAGCACTGTTGTCCAGTGGTTGAGAAGATCCCCTGCACGTCCGGCAGATGTTAAGGAAGGCCCGGCGCAGGTCCTTACTCCTCAGTGCATAGATGACGGGGTTGACGGTGGAGTTGAGCAGGCAGAGCATGCTGCAGAAGGCAAAGACCGTCTTGATAACGTTGTTCATCTTCCAGAAGAGGTCGTAGACCATGATGGCTAGCACAGGGCCCCAGCAGATGATGAGGACCACCAGGATCAGCACCAAGGTCTTGGCCAGGCGGATGTCCATGCGAGTCTGCTCGGGTCGCATGGTCTGAGCCTTGGTTCCATCTGCCGTGTAGACAATGATGCTCTTCTGGGAGCTGCGGCTCATCATGCGCACAGTGTGGTGGTGGGCCTTCCACAGGATGAACATGTAGGCGTAGATGATGAACAGAAGCAGCACACTGGTCATCCCTATCCAGAACATCAGGTACTTCTCGTCGATGAGCGGGAAAATGTCTGAGCACACCGAGTTCAGTTGCTTACAGTTCCAGCCCAGTAGGGGGAGAATCGCAATGACGATGGAGATAGTCCACATCATGCAGAAGGCAATGACAGCCTTGTTCTTGGTGACGATCCGCTTGTAAGCCATCGGCCTGTGGATAGAGATATAGCGGTCGATGGCCGTGAGAAAGAGACTGCCCACAGAGGCAGTGAAAGAGGCGATGACTCCACTGAGTTTAAATAGAAACACATTGGGACTGTCCTTCCGGTGCAGCACATGGAAGTCCAAGAAACTGTACACAAATATGACACTGCCCAGAAGGTCGGCTACAGCCAGGCTTCCTATGAAGTGGTATGAGGGCCGACAGCGCAGGATGTGGGAGTGGAGGATCACACACAATACGATAAGGTTCTCCAGCACTGTGAAGGTTCCCAGGGTGAGTGCCATGACCGCTACTACTAACTGCTGGCTGGGGGTCAGAATCATGAAGCACTCCATGTCCACAATGTTCTCCCCGCATTGGAGAGAACCCCCGACCTCCCATCGGGTCCCATTGCCAAGCATTTCAGAGAAGTTGGTCGGGTAAATGGAGTTGCCATTATAGATGAGCTCCTTGTCCCCAGGTACTTGTACAGGGAAGGAGTTACTAAGTGGGGCAGAGTGAGTCTTCTGTAAGTGGAATCCAGTCTTGGCGAAGCCAGAATCAATGGACGGGTCATCATAGCTCACATCGTTGGAGCCAAGATACTGCAAACCAGTAGTCATTGTTCGGAAAGTGGTGTCAGCTATTCCATCCAGAGCAGACTTCATGGCTACTCAGCTGACTGGTAAATTATGTAGCATTAGATGCGTGTCTAGACAGAAAACAGAGTTCAAGAACATTTTGAAATCATTAATACTTTCTATTATTTGGTCAGTTTAATTGTGACAAATGTGGGGGTAGGCAAATATGTATGTATTTAACTGTGGGGGATTTTAACTGTGGGTGATATAGGAATGTTGCTGGGTGACATTATTGGTATCCCTGTACCAGCCAGCTGACTCTACAGCAGATGTGTCTCAGACAATAGTGAGAGAATTAACAGTCAATGATAAATGATTGAGACCCATATCTAACCTTCGGTGCTGCCCCCAGAACAAAAACATTGCATTAAGATGCCAATGTAGGTCAATCTTTCCTATTAATTAAGGGGTAAAACAGGATTAGGATTAAAAATAATGATTAAATGAATGATGCATCAAAGGTGGTAGTTATATTCTCTCAAGAGAAGAGTGAATTGATTTTGTAGAATCAATCTATAGATTTTTACAGGACTACTTTTTTCTCTCAGACTCTTATTATATGGCTCAGTTTATACACTGCCCCCATCCCCAATACAAtagtaaatattggactataactataaccttcctgtattctattatatgtatgctaaaatgtttatcctattctactgagccatttactttttgttcgtattcttatcttttattatttcttattgtttttgcattgtcgaaaaggaacctgcaagtaagcatttcgttggacgATGTATACCATGCGTATCCCGTCCATACGACTAACGAAACGTAAAACACATAGATAAGCGGCACATAACCCTGCCATTTTATCATGAATAGGACTAGATCTGTACATTTTGTAAAGAAAAATTACAATAACCTACATATGTTTTTCATTCATAAAAACAAGTAGACTAATGAGAATATTTGATAAAACATTGTCATGCGGATGTTTATAGATAGGCAAAAAAAAATATGGTAGTGATGTAGGCTATACAACAATGTGACGATGCCCCCTGTCCCATTTATGAATTAATAAAACAGACCAACAACAAGGAAGGTTATGGAGAGGCTGCAAGCAAGTAATTAGACTCGATAAACTCTCACTAAGGGTACAGCAAAATCAACAAATAAATAGATTATGCATTAATGGCACATTTGCAAAAAATAGTTCTTACCTTCTTTGCACAAAGAATTTGCGTTGTTCCATATGCCAGATTTAATTTATGACATAAAGACAAGAGGAAGTATGTCCACTAATCCAATCTCAGGAATTGTATTATATTGATGTCAACAGTTGCTTTAATCAAAGTGTATCAAATCGTTTAAAATGATTTTTAGCAGAGTGAATGTGTCATAATGAGCCTCGCATCCCTGTATAGTAACAgcgatgtgtctgtctgtctgtctgagctacGCAATTATTTTTTATAAGGATTCGCTTTGTGCGCTTCTGTGTCACGTGCTCCGAGGTGCCACAGCGCCTTGGACCAGAGTAGTGCGCTCGCGTCGCATCCTACATTCACGCTCACTCAGTAACGAGACACTCCATCATTTTGAACCCACACCCCATCATCATCGACCAGCGTGATTCAGGAAAACGAAACTATTATTCTATTTAATGTTAAAACACTATAATTTATTTCGTAGACGTATTTTCATTACTATTGTAGTTTAGACTCTCACTTCAACCTATAAGCAATTATGACCTCCTCCCAGCTTCTCAGGgttaggctgtgtgtgtatgtatgatgTACGTATGTTATTGTATGCATGCAAATGTCACTGATGTGAGAGTATACCATTTATTTTGACTGGCAGAAATGCATGATGTCTAATAGCCTGGAAGGAAAGGTAACCATTAAGGGTTAAGCAATATCCAGCCAATGTTTTATATATTTAACCACATGTAGCATAGGATGAAATGCCTTGTATATCTTGCCAGTGTATAGAAATAGTAGGAGCTGCAGAGGTGTCGAATGAAGGTGGGTGAGGTGTGTAGTGGGACAATAGCAGAGAATAGGCTATGTCTCTGGTAAGTGGGTTATCTGAGTCAGCTGCCTATCATCATGTGCCCAATTCCAATTTAGGAAATGATGCCTTTCCTTATTCACGCCTTTCCTACagacttctcagtagttggtattcagacttacagTACCCTATGAAGGGCTTTGCAGGCGTGGTTCCCTTGGCACTCTGAATCAATTTCATTCaactgctgaaaaccctcccacaTGCTGGCCAACATATTTATCCTTCAATAGGGTTTTTAGTACATTTATCTttagccatccctttaaatatggTGTACTTTTTAGTTTGAATTTTGAAGACAGACGGAATAGAATATATAAATAAAACAGGTTCAGGTTCATTAGttagggatcaatgaaagaaagaCATATGTcttcttttcagcaccaatttGTAGGTTTTAAAATACTCTGTAATCTTGTAGATgatttagggttaggaaagtatTTATGAATCATAAAAACTGGTTTGGAAAGCCTTTACGGTGGTTTGATTCACTTAAATTCACTTGTCACATTCAGTTATTTAACCCCCCATTAGGCCTTACTGATGGTCAATGCTGAAAGTGGCTAAAATGAATCATGATAGAAATAAGAAACAGCAGAGACAGTCAGGGTAGTTTACAATTAAGACAATCCAGAGTGCCTATCCCTGCTAGTTAAAAGGCCATACAATTTAAATTCTGCATATGTCATTCCATAAACCTTACTGTGTTGATATGCTTCAGTTATGCTGCTATATGGATGGTTTCACAGTTGTCTCCAGCGATTATAAGGTAAAttacaatggggcaaaaaagtatttagtcagccaccaattgtgcaagttctcccacttaaaaagatgagagaggcctgtaattttcatcataggtacacttcaactatgacagacaaaatgagagaaaaaaatccagaaaatcacattgtaggattcttaatgaatttatttgcaaattatggtggaaaataagtatttggtcacctacaaacaagcaagatttctggctctcacagacctgtatcttcttctttaagaggctcctctgtcctccactcgttacctgtattaatggcacctgtttgaacttgttatcagtataaaagacacctgtccacaacctcaaacagtcacactccaaactccactatggccaagatcaaagagctgtcaaaggacaccagaaacaaaattgtagacctgcaccaggctggaaagactgaatctgcaataggtaagcagcttggtttgaagaaatcaactgtgggagcaattattaggaaatggaagacatacaagaccactcataatctccctcgatctggggctcaacgcaagatctcaccccgtggggtcaaaatgaacacaagaacggtgagcaaaaatcccagaaccacacggggggacctagtgaatgacctgcagagagctgggaccaaagtaacaaagcctaccatcagcaagggaattgaagatgaaatgtggctgggtctttcagcatgacaatgatcccaaacacaccgcccgggcaacaaaggagtggcttcgtaagaagcatttcaaggtcctg
The genomic region above belongs to Oncorhynchus nerka isolate Pitt River linkage group LG18, Oner_Uvic_2.0, whole genome shotgun sequence and contains:
- the LOC115146674 gene encoding cannabinoid receptor type 1A-like; this translates as MKSALDGIADTTFRTMTTGLQYLGSNDVSYDDPSIDSGFAKTGFHLQKTHSAPLSNSFPVQVPGDKELIYNGNSIYPTNFSEMLGNGTRWEVGGSLQCGENIVDMECFMILTPSQQLVVAVMALTLGTFTVLENLIVLCVILHSHILRCRPSYHFIGSLAVADLLGSVIFVYSFLDFHVLHRKDSPNVFLFKLSGVIASFTASVGSLFLTAIDRYISIHRPMAYKRIVTKNKAVIAFCMMWTISIVIAILPLLGWNCKQLNSVCSDIFPLIDEKYLMFWIGMTSVLLLFIIYAYMFILWKAHHHTVRMMSRSSQKSIIVYTADGTKAQTMRPEQTRMDIRLAKTLVLILVVLIICWGPVLAIMVYDLFWKMNNVIKTVFAFCSMLCLLNSTVNPVIYALRSKDLRRAFLNICRTCRGSSQPLDNSAESDCHSRSIKGTAYKSTASYANTTVKVAKVTLSVSAEMV